In the genome of Nocardioides sp. NBC_00368, the window AGGACCTTGGGCACTGACCCGGACAGCCCGACCGAGGTTGCATCGAGAGGGGGCGATGGAGCCCCATGAGGAGGGACGAATGCCAATCATCAAGAACCCGATCCCGGTCGAAGTCACCCTGCGCGGCAACGTCGGCGAGTACGCCGGAAAGTACGCACGAGGCAAGATCGCCACAGCACTCGACATCGCGCACGGACCGGTGTTGACGGCGCACGTCGTGCTGGACTGGCGGCGCAACCCGGCGTCGGAGAACCATGCCATCGCAGAGGCGTCCGCGAAGGTCGACGGACTGGTGGTGAGGGCGAAGACAGCGGCCCCGACCATGCCGGAGGCCGTCGACGACCTGGAGTACCGACTGCGCCGACAGCTGACACACCTGCAGGATCGCAACCGCACGCAGCACCGCCGGACGAGCATCCCGGCCGAGCACGAGTGGCGCCACGGCGACCTCCCACGTCATCGAGTTCCCCACTTCCCGAGGCCGGCGGAGAGCCGGGAGGTGGTCCGCCGCAAGTCGTTCGCGAGCGCGCCGATGACGCCCGACGAGGCGGCGTACGAGATGGACCTGCTCGATCACGACTTCTTCCTCTATCGAGACGCCGCTTCGGGCGCACCCACGCTGGCGCACCGTCTGCCTTCGGCGATCCAGCCACCCGCACCGCCGTCGCTGACCGAAGGCCAGGCGCGTGCTCGGCTCGAGGCAGGCAGTGAGCCGTTCGTCTTCTACCTCGACGCGGGCACCGGTGTCGGCAGCGTGCTGTATCAGCGGCACGACGGGCACTACGGCCTGATCGAGCTCGCCTGACCCCGCACTAGGCTCCGGGCGTGACCTACGTGCACCCGAGAGCCTCGGCCGAGATCGACGTCCCGATCGAGGTGGTGTGGCGGGTGATGGTCGAGACCGAGTCGTACGCCGCGTGGAACCGTTCGTCGTCCGCGCCGAGACCGCGCAGCCGGCGGCGGTGGGCAACCCGATCACCCTCCATGTGACCTGGGCGAACGGGGGCCGCGCGCGCTCACCGGAGCGGATCTCGGCACTCGAGCCACCGGTCGTCGGGAAGGACGGGGTCGGGGCTGCGTACCTGGCCTATCTCTATGAGGGCTGGCCGGCGCGGCTCGGCCTGGTCCGGGGCGTACGTCACCAGCGACCGACCCAGCGACCTGGCGGACCGACACGCTACGAGACGGTCGAGGAGTTCTCCGGTCCGCTGGTCGGGCTGGCCGGTCCGGAGCGGGTCGCTGACGGATTCCGGCGGCATGCCCCGCCGCGCTCAAGGTGCGCGCCGAGACGCTCGCGAACGAAAGTAGACTTGACCACTAGATTGAGCGAAATTCTGCATTCATCTGCAAGAATGTGGCCGTGCGAGTATCTGCCAAGTCCGACTACGCCCTCCGCGCCCTCATCGAGATGGCCGCGCGTGAGGACGGAAAAGCTGTCAGCGCCGAGGAGCTCGGCCGCGCCCAGGAGATCCCTCACGGGTTCCTGCAGGCGATCCTCGCCGACCTCCGCAAGGCCGGCGTCGTCATCTCACAGCGCGGGCAGTCGGGCGGCTGGCGCCTCGCCCGCAAGGCGTCGGACGTCTCCGTCGCCGACGTGATCCGCGCCGTCGACGGCCCGCTGGTCTCGGTCTACGGCCTGCGTCCCGAGGCAGTTACCTATAACGAACGCGCCGACGTCCTCCAGCACGTGTGGATCGCCGCACGCGACTCGCTGCGCGAGGTCTTCGAGAAGGTCTCGATCGCCGAGCTCGCCGCTCGCGAGCTGCCCGACGAGGTCACCACCCGCACCGCGCGCGACGAGGCCTGGCTGCCTCACTGAGGCTGCTGGCGGTTGGTCTAGGTATGCAGCCGAACCGTCACTTCCCTCGCGGGATTCCGCACGGGAAGTGACGGTTTCCCTGCATACCTAGACGAACAGCCGCCCCTACGCCGCTGGCGCCGGCATCGTGTAAGCCCCCGGCGACGGCGTGACGAACACGTTGACGCCCTCCTCGAGCCGCAGAGCCCGGGCATGCGTACGCGTCAGCTCGGCGGTCACGACCTCGCCGTCGTCGGTGAGGACCGTGAGGCGCACCTCGAACCCGATCCGCAGGACCCGCGAGACGGAGCCCTCGAGCGAGTGCTCCGAGAGCGGCGACGGTGTGACCTCGACGTCGTGGGGCCGGATCAGCGCCCCGCCCAGCGTGGTCACGTCGCCGAGGAAGGACATCACGAAGTCGTTGGCCGGCTCGTCGTAGAGCTGCTCGGGAGTGCCGATCTGCTCGATCCCGCCCTGGTTGACGACCACGATCTCGTCGGCGACCTCGAGGGCCTCCTCCTGGTCGTGGGTCACGAAGACGGTGGTCACGTGCACCTCGTCGTGGAGGCGGCGCAGCCAGTCGCGCAGCTCCTTGCGTACCTTGGCGTCCAGAGCGCCGAACGGCTCGTCGAGCAGCAGCACGGACGGCTCGATCGCCAGCGCACGCGCCAGCGCCATCCGCTGCCGCTGGCCGCCGGAGAGCTGTGAGGGCAGCCGGTGGGCGAACTGCGAGAGGTGGACGAGCTCGAGCAGCTCCGAAACCTTCGCGGCGATCTCGGCGCGCGGCCGCTTCCGGATCTCCAGACCGAAGGCGACGTTGCGAGCCACCGAGAGGTGCTTGAACGCGGCGTAGTGCTGGAAGACGAAGCCCACGTTGCGCTTCTGGACGGGCAGCGACGTCGCATCCTTGCCCTCGATCACGACCGCCCCGGAGTCTGGCGTCTCCAGCCCGGCGATGACCCGCAGCAGCGTGGTCTTGCCGCCGCCGGAGGGCCCCAGCAGAGCCGTCAGCTGCCCGGTCGGAATGGTCAGGTTGATGTCCTCCAGCGCGACGAAGTCGCCGTAACGCTTGTCGACACCACGTACTTCGATGCTCATGGGATGTGGTCCTTTCACCGTACGCGCGCACCGCGGGCGCGCAGCACGAAGACGATGAGGATGCAGACGACGGAGACGCTGGCGAGGAGGAAGGCGACGGCGTACGCACCCTGCTGGTCGAAGCTGAGGTACTTCTCCTCGACCGCGAGGGTGGCCGTGCGGGTCTGGCCGAGCACGTTGCCGGAGACCACCTTGACCGCGCCGAACTCGCCGAGCGAGCGGGCCAGGGTGAGCACGACGCCGTAGATGACGGCCCACTTGATGCCCGGCAGGGTGATCCGCCAGAAGGTCTGCCAGGAGCTCGCCCCCAGCGACGCGGCGGCCTGCTCCTGCTCGGTGCCGATCTCCTCGAGCACCGGGATGACCTCGCGGATCACCAGCGGTAGCGACACGAACGCGGTGGCCATGATGATCCCGGGCGTGGCGAAGATGACCTGGATCCCGGCCGGCTCGAGGGTCGGCCCGAACCAGCCGTCGCGCCCGCCGTAGACGAGCACGAGGGCCAGGCCGACCACGATCGGCGAGACCGAGAGCGGCAGGTCGATCAGCGCGCTCAGGACACGCTTGCCCGGAAACTCCGTCCGGACGAGGAGCAGCGAAATCGAGACGCCGAAGGCCAGATTGATCAGCGTCGCGACCACCGCAGCCCAACAGGTCAGCTGGATCGCGTGCATCATCTGCGGGTCGCTGAAGATCCCGGCGAACGCCTCGGTCGTGAAGCCGACGTCGGGGACGTGGAAGGCGTTCCACGCGACCAGGACCACCGGCCAGGCCACGAGCAGGCCCAGATAGGCGATGACGATGATGCGGAGGACGTACGTCAGCGGGGTGCGGGGAGCACGACGGGTCTCAGCCACGGCGCACCATCCTCCTCTGGATCAGGTCGAGGACGACGATGACGAGGAGCGAGACGACCAGCAGCATCGCCGCGATCGCCGCCGCGCCCTCCGGGTTGTCGTTCTCGATCGCGGACAGGATCCGCACCGAGGCGACCTCGGACTTGAACGGCAGGTTGCCCGAGAGCAGGACCAGGGAGCCGTACTCCCCCATCCCGCGCGCGAACGAGAGCGCCGCGCCCGCCGCGATGGCCGGGGCCAGCGAGGGCAGGATGATCCGCCGGAAGGTCGTGAACCGGGAGGCACCCAGGGAGGCCGCGGCCTCCTCGACGTCGGCGTCCAGCTCCTCGAGGACCGGCTGCACCATGCGTACGACGAAGGGCAGGGTCACGAAGGCGAGGGCCAGGTAGACCGACATCGAGGTGTTCGCCCAGTGCAGGCCGAGCGGCGACTCGGCACCGTAGAGGGAGAGCAGCACGAGGCCGGCGACGATCGTCGGCAGCGCGAACGGGATGTCGATGATCACCTCGAGGAGGCCCTTGCCCCAGAACCTGTCGCGCACCAGCACCCATGCGATGACCGTGCCGATGACGACGTTGATCAGCGTGACCACGATGGCGGCGCGGATCGTCAGCCAGATCGCGGAGGCGGTCTGCTCGTTGCTGAGCTGGCTCGCGAAGGCGGACCAGCCCCCGCTGGACGCGGTGATGACCACCGCGACCAGCGGGATGAGGACGAGCAGGCTGAACCAGAGCATCGT includes:
- a CDS encoding ribosome hibernation promotion factor, producing the protein MPIIKNPIPVEVTLRGNVGEYAGKYARGKIATALDIAHGPVLTAHVVLDWRRNPASENHAIAEASAKVDGLVVRAKTAAPTMPEAVDDLEYRLRRQLTHLQDRNRTQHRRTSIPAEHEWRHGDLPRHRVPHFPRPAESREVVRRKSFASAPMTPDEAAYEMDLLDHDFFLYRDAASGAPTLAHRLPSAIQPPAPPSLTEGQARARLEAGSEPFVFYLDAGTGVGSVLYQRHDGHYGLIELA
- a CDS encoding RrF2 family transcriptional regulator; this encodes MRVSAKSDYALRALIEMAAREDGKAVSAEELGRAQEIPHGFLQAILADLRKAGVVISQRGQSGGWRLARKASDVSVADVIRAVDGPLVSVYGLRPEAVTYNERADVLQHVWIAARDSLREVFEKVSIAELAARELPDEVTTRTARDEAWLPH
- a CDS encoding sulfate/molybdate ABC transporter ATP-binding protein → MSIEVRGVDKRYGDFVALEDINLTIPTGQLTALLGPSGGGKTTLLRVIAGLETPDSGAVVIEGKDATSLPVQKRNVGFVFQHYAAFKHLSVARNVAFGLEIRKRPRAEIAAKVSELLELVHLSQFAHRLPSQLSGGQRQRMALARALAIEPSVLLLDEPFGALDAKVRKELRDWLRRLHDEVHVTTVFVTHDQEEALEVADEIVVVNQGGIEQIGTPEQLYDEPANDFVMSFLGDVTTLGGALIRPHDVEVTPSPLSEHSLEGSVSRVLRIGFEVRLTVLTDDGEVVTAELTRTHARALRLEEGVNVFVTPSPGAYTMPAPAA
- a CDS encoding sulfate ABC transporter permease — its product is MAETRRAPRTPLTYVLRIIVIAYLGLLVAWPVVLVAWNAFHVPDVGFTTEAFAGIFSDPQMMHAIQLTCWAAVVATLINLAFGVSISLLLVRTEFPGKRVLSALIDLPLSVSPIVVGLALVLVYGGRDGWFGPTLEPAGIQVIFATPGIIMATAFVSLPLVIREVIPVLEEIGTEQEQAAASLGASSWQTFWRITLPGIKWAVIYGVVLTLARSLGEFGAVKVVSGNVLGQTRTATLAVEEKYLSFDQQGAYAVAFLLASVSVVCILIVFVLRARGARVR
- the cysT gene encoding sulfate ABC transporter permease subunit CysT, whose protein sequence is MTTTIPEVRPAAPRSGRPASTLTRSTLGRTSGIGLGVTMLWFSLLVLIPLVAVVITASSGGWSAFASQLSNEQTASAIWLTIRAAIVVTLINVVIGTVIAWVLVRDRFWGKGLLEVIIDIPFALPTIVAGLVLLSLYGAESPLGLHWANTSMSVYLALAFVTLPFVVRMVQPVLEELDADVEEAAASLGASRFTTFRRIILPSLAPAIAAGAALSFARGMGEYGSLVLLSGNLPFKSEVASVRILSAIENDNPEGAAAIAAMLLVVSLLVIVVLDLIQRRMVRRG